A part of Helicobacter fennelliae genomic DNA contains:
- a CDS encoding lytic transglycosylase domain-containing protein gives MQNPQNLKRDISHLFFVLCVVFVCGCINLNSKPLLSLEELQTKPKGVARDFYIWEYIGDKDTSLQDCIEAYSLVYNEIPKLKSALEKKGFHIAMPKSVICAKLSLQELKNKDPECIAFGLRLQDIPLMNQADVKFFTQKLQANPKLLQKIAILRQKNITEAMFAADAQTFADIFNALSYSQKLKLFESNLKPSLIKKLAHENKTSFNKILQTIILDSQFGAFKKAISKANITISDTNTFFLLGINEIITHHNTHDALRYFELSRNVAVDPFFRDRAIFWQYLISQNALFLNDLQASNFVDIFSIFANQKLKTTPNFKIISSFENLGAKNPDFDIKDPFLWQTLRTNISNIKDTQQYQKLIKSFYYVDSVPHFAYFDNRLTKYSVNYYIMPYRDLVQWASIDEQAMTFAIAKQESNFLPALISRSYALGMMQIMPFNVEPFAKKIGLEGVRLDSMFDPAMAYKFGKMYLKELDDEFHHPLFVAYAYNGGPGFLRRTLEKKRLFIKNRKYEPWLSLELLQNEESRFYGMKVLANYVIYHKLLGNEINIEALLQSALRY, from the coding sequence ATGCAGAATCCGCAGAATCTAAAACGCGATATATCTCACTTATTTTTTGTGCTGTGCGTTGTCTTTGTGTGTGGGTGTATAAACCTTAACTCAAAGCCACTGCTAAGCCTTGAAGAGCTACAAACAAAGCCAAAGGGTGTGGCAAGGGATTTTTATATTTGGGAATACATTGGTGATAAAGACACAAGCTTGCAGGATTGCATTGAGGCGTATTCGCTTGTGTATAATGAGATTCCAAAGCTAAAGAGTGCTTTAGAAAAAAAGGGCTTTCATATTGCGATGCCAAAAAGCGTCATCTGCGCTAAACTCTCACTTCAAGAGCTTAAAAATAAAGATCCAGAATGTATTGCATTTGGACTTAGACTTCAAGACATTCCTTTGATGAATCAAGCTGATGTAAAGTTTTTCACCCAAAAGCTTCAGGCAAATCCAAAATTACTTCAAAAAATAGCAATCCTTAGGCAAAAAAATATCACTGAAGCGATGTTTGCAGCTGATGCGCAAACTTTTGCAGATATTTTTAATGCCCTCTCATACTCCCAAAAACTCAAACTTTTTGAGAGCAATCTCAAGCCATCACTTATAAAAAAACTCGCCCATGAAAACAAAACTTCTTTTAATAAAATCTTGCAGACAATCATTTTAGATTCTCAATTTGGCGCGTTTAAAAAAGCCATATCAAAAGCAAATATCACCATATCTGATACAAATACCTTCTTTTTGCTCGGGATTAATGAGATTATAACTCATCATAATACCCACGATGCGCTAAGGTATTTTGAGCTCTCAAGAAATGTGGCTGTTGATCCGTTTTTTAGAGATAGGGCGATTTTTTGGCAATACCTCATAAGCCAAAATGCTTTATTTCTCAATGATTTGCAAGCTAGCAATTTTGTGGATATTTTTTCTATTTTTGCAAATCAAAAGCTCAAAACCACGCCAAATTTTAAAATCATCTCTTCATTTGAGAATCTCGGTGCTAAAAATCCAGATTTTGACATCAAAGATCCATTTTTGTGGCAGACATTGCGCACAAATATTTCAAATATCAAAGACACACAGCAGTATCAAAAGCTCATCAAAAGCTTTTATTATGTAGATTCTGTTCCGCATTTTGCGTATTTTGATAATCGCTTGACAAAATATTCTGTGAATTATTACATTATGCCTTATAGGGATTTGGTGCAGTGGGCAAGTATCGATGAGCAGGCGATGACTTTTGCTATCGCTAAACAAGAGAGTAATTTTTTACCCGCACTCATTTCGCGCTCTTATGCGCTTGGTATGATGCAGATTATGCCATTTAATGTCGAGCCGTTTGCAAAAAAAATAGGGCTTGAGGGGGTGAGATTAGATTCTATGTTTGATCCTGCGATGGCGTATAAATTTGGCAAAATGTATCTCAAAGAGCTTGATGATGAGTTTCATCACCCGTTGTTTGTGGCGTATGCGTATAATGGCGGACCGGGATTTTTGCGACGCACCCTTGAAAAAAAGAGACTCTTTATCAAAAATCGCAAATACGAGCCTTGGCTCTCGCTTGAGCTTCTTCAAAATGAGGAATCAAGATTCTATGGAATGAAAGTTTTGGCAAATTATGTGATTTATCACAAACTTTTAGGCAATGAAATAAATATAGAAGCTCTCTTGCAATCGGCATTAAGATATTAG
- a CDS encoding YggT family protein: MIIIGAIGKILHMIITAYIWIIIIATILSWVRPDPYNPIVQVFYRLSFPVLDFLRRKIPLSFNGIDFSPLLLIIALELLDMTLIQMMMRLY; the protein is encoded by the coding sequence ATGATTATCATTGGGGCTATTGGAAAAATTTTGCATATGATCATTACTGCATATATCTGGATTATCATCATTGCGACGATTTTGAGCTGGGTGCGCCCTGATCCATATAATCCGATCGTGCAGGTGTTTTACCGCTTAAGTTTTCCTGTGCTTGATTTTTTGAGACGCAAGATTCCGCTTAGCTTTAATGGCATAGATTTTTCGCCATTATTGCTTATCATCGCGCTTGAATTGCTTGATATGACGCTTATTCAGATGATGATGAGGCTTTATTAA
- the galU gene encoding UTP--glucose-1-phosphate uridylyltransferase GalU: protein MISKCLFPAAGYGTRFLPATKAMPKEMLPILTKPLIQYGVEEALQAGCHTMAIVTGRGKRSIEDHFDISYELEHQIKGTDKESLIAEVRTLISQCTFSYTRQNEMKGLGHAILTGETLIGNEPFAVILADDLCTNSGDGVLAQMVKLYNKHKCSIVAIEEVPQDEVDKYGVISGDEIAKNVYRVNKTIEKPNKNEAPSNLAIIGRYILTPDIFDILRVTPPGKKGEIQITDALMEQAKNGRVLAYKFEGKRYDCGSIDGFVQATTDFYSAYKARKR, encoded by the coding sequence ATGATTAGTAAATGTTTGTTTCCAGCAGCGGGATATGGGACGCGGTTTTTGCCTGCGACAAAAGCAATGCCAAAAGAAATGTTACCAATCCTAACCAAACCGCTTATCCAATATGGCGTAGAAGAAGCGTTACAGGCAGGTTGTCATACAATGGCGATTGTTACAGGACGAGGAAAGCGCAGTATTGAGGATCATTTTGACATTAGCTATGAGCTTGAGCACCAAATCAAAGGCACAGACAAAGAATCCTTAATCGCAGAAGTGCGCACTCTCATCAGTCAATGCACTTTTTCTTATACAAGGCAAAATGAAATGAAAGGTTTAGGGCATGCTATTTTGACAGGTGAGACACTCATTGGCAACGAACCATTTGCAGTGATTTTGGCTGATGATTTATGCACTAATAGCGGCGATGGCGTGCTAGCACAAATGGTCAAACTCTACAACAAACACAAATGTTCGATTGTAGCGATCGAAGAAGTGCCTCAAGATGAAGTCGATAAATATGGCGTGATCTCAGGCGATGAAATTGCCAAAAATGTATATCGTGTCAATAAAACAATCGAAAAGCCAAACAAAAACGAAGCTCCATCAAATCTCGCTATCATCGGAAGATACATTCTTACGCCTGATATTTTTGATATTTTGCGTGTAACACCTCCGGGCAAAAAGGGCGAGATACAAATCACTGACGCGCTTATGGAGCAGGCAAAAAATGGCAGAGTGCTTGCGTATAAATTTGAAGGCAAACGTTATGATTGCGGAAGTATCGATGGTTTCGTGCAGGCTACAACTGATTTTTATAGTGCTTACAAAGCGCGCAAACGCTAA